From Halobacillus sp. Marseille-Q1614, the proteins below share one genomic window:
- a CDS encoding aldehyde dehydrogenase family protein — protein MKEMLMYINNEWKEASNKEFINVKDPADQSVYGKIPRAGKEDVNQAVNAARRAFENPEWKKFKPHERGYILNKMAERIRRDKETLAQLETQDVGKPLSQSMADVEAAARYFEFYGGVADKIMGETIPVEDGILDFTVREPVGVTAHIVPWNYPIQIVSRSVAAAIAAGNTVVVKSAEDTPATAHCLAQFFEELNLIPGVFNLVTGYGKEAGAYLSGHPDINHVTFTGSVPTGIAVMKAAAENIVPVTLELGGKSPNIVFADCDQDAAMQGVVKSIIQNAGQTCSAGSRLLIERPIKDKFLEKVKDAFEKLLVGPGIEDTDIGPILSQSQFEKVMNYIEQAKTDGKMVAGGHRVEVNGNEGGFYIQPTIIDALDHSHPAAQEEIFGPVLTVFSFDQEEEAVRLANDTEYGLVTGVWSENINKAHRLADCIKSGQVFINNFGAGGGIQMPFGGFKKSGFGREKGLEALKNYTTVKNVAIKYK, from the coding sequence GTGAAAGAAATGTTGATGTACATTAATAATGAATGGAAAGAAGCTAGTAATAAAGAATTTATTAACGTTAAAGATCCAGCTGACCAGTCGGTTTACGGAAAAATCCCTCGAGCGGGTAAAGAGGATGTGAATCAGGCGGTAAATGCTGCAAGACGGGCATTTGAGAATCCTGAGTGGAAAAAGTTCAAACCCCATGAACGGGGATATATTTTAAATAAAATGGCAGAGAGAATTCGCAGGGATAAAGAAACGCTCGCACAGCTTGAGACCCAGGATGTAGGTAAACCCTTAAGTCAATCGATGGCTGATGTAGAAGCCGCTGCCCGTTATTTTGAGTTTTATGGAGGAGTAGCTGATAAAATCATGGGAGAAACCATTCCAGTCGAAGATGGGATTCTCGACTTTACGGTTCGTGAGCCCGTTGGCGTTACTGCTCATATCGTTCCCTGGAATTACCCAATTCAAATTGTTTCCCGTAGCGTTGCGGCAGCTATTGCTGCTGGAAATACCGTCGTTGTTAAAAGCGCGGAAGATACTCCAGCTACGGCTCATTGTCTGGCGCAATTTTTTGAAGAACTGAATTTAATTCCTGGGGTCTTCAACCTGGTTACCGGTTACGGAAAGGAAGCCGGGGCTTATCTATCCGGTCATCCTGATATAAATCACGTTACTTTTACAGGATCAGTTCCTACAGGAATAGCGGTAATGAAGGCAGCTGCAGAAAATATTGTGCCTGTGACATTAGAGCTTGGCGGTAAATCGCCAAATATAGTGTTCGCTGATTGTGATCAAGATGCCGCTATGCAAGGTGTCGTTAAATCTATCATCCAAAATGCAGGTCAAACCTGTTCAGCTGGATCTAGATTGTTAATAGAGAGACCAATAAAAGATAAATTTCTGGAAAAAGTAAAAGATGCTTTTGAAAAGTTGTTAGTTGGTCCAGGGATAGAAGACACAGATATTGGACCTATTTTATCCCAGTCCCAATTTGAAAAAGTTATGAACTATATAGAGCAGGCGAAAACGGACGGGAAAATGGTAGCAGGCGGACACCGGGTTGAGGTGAATGGAAATGAAGGAGGATTCTACATACAACCTACGATCATTGATGCACTTGATCATTCCCACCCCGCTGCTCAAGAAGAAATTTTTGGCCCGGTATTGACTGTATTTAGCTTTGACCAAGAAGAAGAAGCTGTTCGTCTCGCCAATGACACAGAGTATGGGCTGGTCACAGGCGTCTGGTCAGAAAATATTAATAAAGCCCACCGTCTTGCAGACTGCATTAAATCAGGACAGGTATTCATCAATAATTTCGGGGCAGGCGGCGGAATCCAAATGCCGTTTGGAGGCTTTAAAAAAAGCGGATTTGGCCGTGAAAAAGGATTGGAAGCCCTGAAAAATTATACAACTGTTAAAAATGTAGCGATTAAGTATAAGTAA